A region of the Bryobacteraceae bacterium genome:
GACGCGTGTCTTGATGTGTTCATCCAGGCGAGCCTGACCGTCCGGGCTTAGGAGCCGGAGGCTCGATCTCACGGCGGCGATCGCTTTGTCTTCCCGCGCTTTGAGCGATGCCAGCCTGGCATCGCGCGTCACCGACATGTCCTGGAGCGCCTCCTTCCGCGCCTCCTCAATCGTCTCCAGTTCCTCCCGAAGGCCCTGGACTGCGGCGATCAGCAGATACTTATCAGGGTCGGACAGACGGATATCTGTCAGCCGCATGTCCCGGCGCCGGGATTCCTCCTGCGACGGATTTCGGCGTTCGGCGATGGAGAGAATGAAATGACGGTAGGCGAGTTCATCCGGAATCAGATCCGGCGTCCTGGAGCCATCCACGACCACCGAAAGGCGGTGTTCCGAATGCGCCGGTTGACCGTAGGCCCGCACCATGGGCGCGAGCAGAAGAGGGAAACAGATCCAGGCAGTCATTCGCGTAAATGCCCTTCCGCCTGATGAGTGCGTCCGGCAAGTCATCATTGCCTCCTCTGAATGGCTCCAGTTTACCCCCCCGCGAAAAATGTCAATCGCCAGATTGAAATAATAAGCGCGGAACTTTACTGCTCTGAGAACGGCGAAAGAATGGCAAACGGGGCACGAATTCCCCTGACCTGCTCCCGATAATCCCCTCCAGTCATGATTTGGAAAGCTCTCTTGAAGACAGCAAAAGGAGCTTTCGAAATGAAGAAGACGAAGTTCAGCGAAGAGCAGATGATCGGGGCCGTGAAGCAGCTCGAAGCCGGGCGCTCGGCCCGGGACCTGGCCCGGGAGTTGGGCATCAGCGACCAGACGCTGGACAACTGGCGAGCCAAGTACAGCGGCCTGGAGGTCAATGAGGCGCGGCGTCTGCGGGCGCTGGAGGACGAGAACCGGCGGTTGAAGACGATGGTCGCCGATCTCAGTCTTGACAAAGAAGCCCTGAAAGTGGTGATCCGAAAAAAACGGCTGGAGCTTGTGAGCGCACGGCGGGACGTGGCGTTCGTCATGACCGAGTTTCGGTCCAGCGAACGCCAGGCTTGCACGCTTCTCGACCTGGACCGCAGTAGCTATCACTACGAGGCTCGTCCCGATCGCACCATCGAGTTGCGCGAACAACTGATCAGGCTGGCGCGGCAGAAGCCGCCATACGGGTATCGGCGCCTGTGGGCGCTGCTGAGCCAGCGCGGACACAGGGTGAACGTCAAGCGCGTATATCGCCGATACCGGCAGGCCCATCTGGCGGTGGGGCGGCTGAAGCGGAAACGGCTGCAGCGCAGTGTCCCGGTGAACGCGATGCTGATGGCGCCGAATCAGAAATGGGCGCTCGACTTCGTTTCTGATGGCATGGCGAGCGGCCGCGGCATTCCCATCCTGACCATCGTTGACGGCTTCACACGGGAGTGCCCGGCCATCGAAGTCGGCGTGAGCTTCGGCAGCCGATAAGTCACGCGGGTACTGGAGCGTGTCATCGCCGAAGGTGGAGTGCCGAAGAGCTTGCGCGGTGACAACGGCCCGGAGTTCACGAGCCGGCATTTCCTGGCCTGGTGCGAACAACACGGCATGGCACTGGTGCACATTCAGCCGGGCAAGCCCATGCAGGACGGATATCTGGAACGCTTCAACGGACGGCTGCGCGACGAATGCCTGAATGCGAATTGGTTGTTAAACATCGTGGATGCGAAACAGAAGATCGAACGGTGGAGGGTGGAGTACAACGAAGAACGACCGCACAGCAGCTTGGCGTACCGCAGGCCGAATGAATATGCAGAGGTGTGCTCTGAGCTCACCAGTAGGATGGCTGACAGACGTAATATGAAGAACAGCTTTCCAAATCAGACCTGGTAGAGAAAAACGGGGCAGGTCACCTCCACCGCCAGCCGCAGCGCTGCCTCCCGGTCCGGGGCTTCCACAATCCAGAAGCCGGACACATACTCGCCGGCCTGATGCAGCGGCCCCTCCGTGCACTGCGCCGGATCCGGCGGCCATCGACAACCGCCGCCGCCGCAGGATCCTCCAGACCCCCGGCAAAAACAAACTGGCCGGCCTCCCGCAGCCGCCGGTTGAACTCGGCAATGGCAGCCATCTCGTCGGCCGTGGCCGAACCAGTGCGCTCGTCGATCCCCGAAATCAGAAACCGCATCTCCCGCCCCCTACCCGCCCTCGCGCCCCAGCCTCACCCCGGCATCTGTCGCAGGCGGATGAGCAGGCCCACGACGAGCTGCTCGACTTGGTCGCGCGTCTCGCGCGCCGCCTTCTCGCCCCCGCCTACCGGGTCCGGCACGCGCCATTCCACCACCTCGCGCGCCGGCAGCTTCAGCGGCACGCCGCTCATGTTGACCACCACATCGTAGCGCTTTAGATCCATATGCAGCAGCGCCTTCGGAAAATGCCCTTCCAGGCGGATGCCCTTTTCCAGCATCACCCGTTGAGTCAGCTCCGGGATCTCCACCACCGGCGCCAGGCCGGCGCTTTCCGCCTCCACTGCGTCCGCGCCATAGGCACGCGCAAACGCCTCCGCCATCTGGCTGCGGAACGCATTGCCGATGCAGACAAACAGCACCCGCTTCTTCACTGCCCGCCGTCCCCGCCGCCGAGCCGCGCCACAAACAGCCGGTGGATGCGCAGGTCCGCGGTCAACTCGGGATGGAAGGTCGCTGCCAGGTGCCGGCCAAAATCGACTAGAACAGGATCGCCCAGATAGGTAGCCAGAATCCGGCCGCCCGTTCCCACGCGCCGGATGATGGGCGCGCGGATGAAGACCGCCTCCAGCGGTTCGCCGCCCAGCCCGTGCTCGTCCAGCCGGACCACCCGGCTCTCCAGCTGCCGCCCGTAGGCGTTGCGTTCGATGGTCATGTCGACCAGCGCCAGCGACGGCTGCGGCGGGTTCAGCACTTCCCTGGCCAGCAGAATCGCCCCGGCGCACGTGCCGAAGATGGGCTTTTCCGCACCGAACCGCCGCAACGGCTCCATCAGGCCGTAGTCCTCCATCAGCCGGAGCATCGCCGTGCTCTCGCCGCCGGGGATCACCAGCCCGTCCAACCCGTCCAGATCCCCTGCCAGCCGCACCTCGCGCGGCTCGGCCCCGGCACGGCAGAGCGCCGCCGCGTGCGCCTCATAGTCGCCCTGAAGGGCGAGCACTCCTGCGCGTGGCATCGCCGCTCACCAGCCCCGCGTCGACAGCATCTCGGATTCGCTCATCGTCCGCACGTCCAGCCCGGGCATCGCCTCGCCCAGCTCCTCGCTGGCCTCGAGCACCGCCTTGGCGTCGTTGTAGTGCGTGGTCGCCTTCACGATCGCCCGCGCGCGCCGCTCGGGATCGGAGGACTTGAAGATGCCGCTGCCGACGAAGACGGCCTCCGCCCCCAGCTGCCGCATCAACGCCGCATCGGCCGGCGTGGCCACGCCGCCGGCGCTGAAGTTCGGCACCGGAAGCTTTCCGTGGTCATGCACGTACTGCACCAGCTCGAGCGGCGCCTGAAGCCGCTTGGCCTCCGCCATCAGCTCGTCCTGCCGCAGCGTCGTCAGCAGCCGGATCTCTTTCATCACCGTCCGCATGTGTCGCACCGCTTCCACAATGTTGCCCGTGCCCGCCTCCCCCTTGGTGCGGATCATCGCCGCGCCCTCGGCAATGCGCCGCAGCGCCTCGCCCAGATTGCGGCAGCCGCACACGAACGGCACCCGGAAGTCGCGCTTCCAGATGTGGTGCTCCTCATCGGCCGGGGTGAGCACCTCGCTTTCGTCGATGTAGTCCACCTCCAGCGCCTCCAGCACCTGCGCCTCCGCAAAGTGCCCGATGCGGCACTTGGCCATCACCGGAATCGAGACCGCCTTCATGATCTCGCGGATCTTGCTGATCGCGGCCATGCGCGCCACGCCGCCTTCGCGGCGGATGTCGGCCGGCACCCGCTCGAGCGCCATCACCGCGCAGGCCCCCGCCTTTTCGGCGATCTCCGCCTGCCGCGCGTCGGTGACGTCCATGATGACGCCCCCTTTCAGCATCTCCGCCAGGCCCACTTTCACCCGGAATGCATCGTCCAGATAAATCATTTTGTCCGTCTCCTTTTCGCTGAAATCCTGCCGGAATTCACTCCCTCAAAATCGCCCGCCTCTTACACAATGGCCGGCTCCAGGCCGGCCTGTTCGGCCGCGCGCTGCCGCCGCCACTCGGCGCCGAAAATCCGGCCGAGTGTCTCCAGCCCCTCCTCGATCTGTCCCGGCGCCAGGCCGGCAAAACTCAGCCGCAACCCCGCCGGCTCGGCGCGCTGCACCGCAAAAACACGCCCCGGCAGGTAACTGACCCCCGCCTCTTCGGCGCGCGCCAGCAGCCGCTCGGCGTCCAGCGGCTCCGGCAGCCGCACCCAGACGTTGGCCCCGCCCTCAGGCCGCGTGTATCGCGACCCCGGCGGCAGATGCCGCCCGCAGGCTTCCAGCACCGCCCGCAGCCGCGCCCGGCCCGCCTCAATCAGCCGCCGCCGGTGCGCTTCCAGCCGCCCGCTCAGGGCAAAGCGCAGCAACACCGCCTGCGCCAGATGGTCCGTGTGCAGGTCGGCCGTCTGCTTCCATTCGGCCAGCCGCCGCGCCACCGCCCGCGGCGCCGTCACCCACCCGACCCGCAGCCCCGGCATCGCCAGCTTGCTAAAACTCCGCACCTGAATCACCAGCCCCGCCTCGTCCAGCCGCTTCAGTGAGGGCAGATCCGCTCCCTCGTAGCGCAGCGGACCATAAATGTCGTTCTCGATCACCGGCGCCGCGGCGCGCTGTGCCAGTCGCAGCAGTTCCCGCCGCGCCTCCAGCCCCATCGTCTCGCCCGTGGGATTCTGGAAGTTCGGCGTCACCGCCACCGCGGCCACGGTCTCCCGCTCCAGTACCCGGGCCAGCACCGCCAGATCCACCCCCCCAGGCCCCACCGGAATCCCGATCACCCGCGCCCCAGCGCGCACAAACACGTCCCGCAGGCCCGGATAGACCGGGTCTTCCACCGCCACCGCGTCGCCGGGCCGCACCAGCACCCGTTCCAGCAGGTCCAGCGCCTGCTGGCACCCGCTCGTCACCACCACATCATCGCCCGGTCCCGCCGTGCCCTCGGCGCGAGCCTGCCCAATCAGCCACTCCCTCAATGGCCCATAGCCGTAAGCCGACCCCAACTGCAACAGGCGCGCCGCCTCGCCGCCTGCAAGCACCTCCGCACAGCTCTGGCGGAACTCTTCCACCGGCAGCAGCTCCTCTTCCGGACGCGCAGATACGAAGCTGATCCGCACCGGCGCGCTCCAGCTCCGCACCTCCACCCCAGGCAGGCCCAGCCGCGCTTCCCAGTCAATGCTGCCGCCCCCAGCGGCCACCCCCGCCACAAAGCTGCCCCGCCCGACATGGCCGCGGATCAGCCCCTCCTGCTCGAGCAACCCATAGGCGGCCGCCACCGTGGCCCGGTTCACGCCCAACGTGCC
Encoded here:
- a CDS encoding hypothetical protein (possible pseudo, internal stop codon); this translates as MKKTKFSEEQMIGAVKQLEAGRSARDLARELGISDQTLDNWRAKYSGLEVNEARRLRALEDENRRLKTMVADLSLDKEALKVVIRKKRLELVSARRDVAFVMTEFRSSERQACTLLDLDRSSYHYEARPDRTIELREQLIRLARQKPPYGYRRLWALLSQRGHRVNVKRVYRRYRQAHLAVGRLKRKRLQRSVPVNAMLMAPNQKWALDFVSDGMASGRGIPILTIVDGFTRECPAIEVGVSFGSR
- a CDS encoding hypothetical protein (possible pseudo, internal stop codon); this encodes MRGDNGPEFTSRHFLAWCEQHGMALVHIQPGKPMQDGYLERFNGRLRDECLNANWLLNIVDAKQKIERWRVEYNEERPHSSLAYRRPNEYAEVCSELTSRMADRRNMKNSFPNQTW
- a CDS encoding arsenate reductase is translated as MKKRVLFVCIGNAFRSQMAEAFARAYGADAVEAESAGLAPVVEIPELTQRVMLEKGIRLEGHFPKALLHMDLKRYDVVVNMSGVPLKLPAREVVEWRVPDPVGGGEKAARETRDQVEQLVVGLLIRLRQMPG
- the pdxT gene encoding pyridoxal 5'-phosphate synthase subunit PdxT, which produces MPRAGVLALQGDYEAHAAALCRAGAEPREVRLAGDLDGLDGLVIPGGESTAMLRLMEDYGLMEPLRRFGAEKPIFGTCAGAILLAREVLNPPQPSLALVDMTIERNAYGRQLESRVVRLDEHGLGGEPLEAVFIRAPIIRRVGTGGRILATYLGDPVLVDFGRHLAATFHPELTADLRIHRLFVARLGGGDGGQ
- the pdxS gene encoding pyridoxal 5'-phosphate synthase subunit PdxS, which produces MIYLDDAFRVKVGLAEMLKGGVIMDVTDARQAEIAEKAGACAVMALERVPADIRREGGVARMAAISKIREIMKAVSIPVMAKCRIGHFAEAQVLEALEVDYIDESEVLTPADEEHHIWKRDFRVPFVCGCRNLGEALRRIAEGAAMIRTKGEAGTGNIVEAVRHMRTVMKEIRLLTTLRQDELMAEAKRLQAPLELVQYVHDHGKLPVPNFSAGGVATPADAALMRQLGAEAVFVGSGIFKSSDPERRARAIVKATTHYNDAKAVLEASEELGEAMPGLDVRTMSESEMLSTRGW